The Actinosynnema mirum DSM 43827 genomic interval CGCCACCCGTGTCCGCCGGGTACCCGGTGGGGTCGTTCGGGTCGCCGAGGGCGCGCCCGGCACCGTCGCCATCGTCACCGGTGGCGGCTCCGGGCACTACCCCGCCTTCGGCGGCCTCGTCGGGACCGGCATGGCCCACGGCGCGGCGATGGGGAACGTGTTCGCGTCCCCCTCCGCCCGCCAGGTCCGGTCGGTGGCCAGGGCGGTCGACAACGGCGCGGGAGTGCTGTTCGTCTTCGGCCGCTACGCCGGTGACGTGCTGAACTTCGGCCAGGCCGAGCAGCGCCTCATCGCCGACGGCATCCCCAGCCGCACGGTCCCGGTCACCGACGACGTGTCGGTGGCCGACCGGGAGGACCCCGCCACCCGGCGGGGCCTCGCAGGCGGCCTCGCGGTGATCAAGCTCGCCGCCGCGGCGGCCGAGGCCGGTCTGACCCTGGAGCAGGTGGCCTCGGTCGCCGAGCGCGCCAACGCCCGCACCCGCACCATCGGCGTGGCGTTCAGCGGCTGCACCCTCCCCGGCGCGTCCGAACCGCTGTTCACCGTCCCCGAGGGCCGCATGGCCATCGGCATGGGCGTGCACGGCGAGCCCGGCACCGAGGAGCAGGACGTCCCCAGCGCCGACGAGATGGCCGCCATCCTGGTCCGCAAGGTCCTGGAGCACGCCCCCATCGCGGGCCCCGCCCGCGCGGCGGTGCTGCTCAACGGCCTGGGCGCGGTCAAGTACGAGGAGCTGTTCGTCGTCTACCGCGAGGTGGCGCGACTGCTCGCCGAGGCCGGGATCGAGCTGGTCGAGCCCGAGGTCGGCGAGTTCTACACGAGCTTCGACATGGCAGGGCTCTCGCTCTCGCTGGTCTGGCTGGACGAGGAGCTGGAGGGGTACTGGCGGGCTCCCGCCGACTCGCCCGGCTACCGCAAGACCCCCTCGCCCGCGGCGAGCGCCGACCCCGCCGCGGGCGAGGCGGCCCACCTCGACCTGGAGGAGGCCATCCCGGCCGCCACCGACGCGTCGAAGGCCGCCGCCAAGCGCGCCGCCGCCGCCATCGAGGCATCCAGGATCGCGATCGACGAGGCCGCCGACGAGCTCGGCCGCATCGACGCCATCGCCGGTGACGGCGACCACGGCATCGGGATGCAGCGCGGCATCACCGCCGCCGCTGCCGCCGCCGCCCGCGCCGTCGACGAGGGCGCGGGCCTGGGCACCACGCTCCGCATCGCGGGCGACGAGTGGGCCGACAAGGCAGGCGGCACCTCCGGCGCGCTGTGGGGCGTCGCCCTGTACGCGGCGGGCAGCGCCTTCGGCGACGACGAGCCCCGCGACGCGGCCAAGGCCGTGGCCGCCGCCGTCGACGCGATCCTCGGCCTCGGCGGCGCCGAGGTCGGCGACAAGACCATGGTCGACGCGCTGGTGCCCTACCGCACCGCGTTCGCCGACGCCGTCGCCTCGGGCGACGCGGACCCGTGGACCACCGCGGCCCGCGCCGCCGACGCCGCGGCCAAGGCCACCGCGGACCTCAAGCCCCGCATGGGCCGGGCGCGCACCCACGTGGAGCGCAGCCTCGGCACGCCCGACGCGGGCGCGATCTCCTTCGCGCTCGTCGTCACCACCGTCGCCGGGGTGCTCGCCGCCTCCTGACGGGGGCAGCGGGCACGGGCGCGACACATCACCACCCGTTCGAGAGGACCACGCATGACCGCGCAGCTCCGGATCGTCGTCGGCTCCGACGACGCCGGCTTCGAGTACAAGGAAGCCCTCAAGCGGGACCTGGAGGCCAGCGGCGCCGTCGTGTCCGTCGTCGACGTCGGCGTCGACCCCGACGGCCACACCCCGTACCCGGCGGTCGCGGTCTCCGCCGCCGAGATGATCGCCAGGGGCGAGGCGGACCGCGCGCTGCTGGTGTGCGGCACCGGCCTCGGCGTGGCCATCGCCGCCAACAAGGTGACCGGCGTGCGCGCCGTCACCGCGCACGACAGCTTCTCCGTCGAGCGCGCCGTGCTCAGCAACAACGCCCAGGTGCTGTGCTTCGGCCAGCGCGTCGTGGGCCTGGAGCTGGCCCGCCGCCTGGCCCGCGAGTGGCTGGAGTACCGCTTCGACGAGGGCTCGGCCTCCGCGCAGAAGGTCGCCCTGATCACCGAGTACGACGAGGGCCGCGAGACCGCGGGGACGCGCTGATGCCAGCCCCCCGCCCGCGCGTGGCGATCGGCGTGAGCCTGAAGATGTACCTGGGCCCGCGCCGCACCCGCGAGTGGTTCGACGAGGTGCTGTCCCTGGCCGCGGACCACCCGGCGCTCGCCTCCGGGACCGCCGAGCTGTTCGTGCTGCCCACGTTCACCGAGCTGGCCGCGCTGGTCGCGGCGGCCGGGGACACCGGGATCGCGGTCGGCGCGCAGGACCTGTCCTGGGAGGACCAGGGCGCCTACACCGGCGAGGTCAGCGGCGTGGCGCTGCGCGAGATCGGCTGCCGGTACGTCGAGGTCGGCCACGCCGAGCGGCGCAGGCTGTTCACCGAGGACGACCGGATCGTCGCCGCCAAGCTCGCCGCCGCGCTGCGCAACCAGCTGGAGCCGGTGCTGTGCGTCGGCGAGCCGGTGCGCGGCACGGTCGAGCACGCGGTGGAGGTGTGCCGCGCGCAGCTCGCGTCCGCGCTGGTCAACTCCGCCAGCCTGCCCGGCCCGATCACCCTGGCCTACGAGCCGGTGTGGGCGATCGGCGCGGCCGAGCCCGCCCCGCACGAGCACGTCCGCGCGGTGTGCGCGGCGCTGCGCGGGGACGTGGCC includes:
- a CDS encoding dihydroxyacetone kinase family protein encodes the protein MTRLRNDPAEFADQLVDGFVAANATRVRRVPGGVVRVAEGAPGTVAIVTGGGSGHYPAFGGLVGTGMAHGAAMGNVFASPSARQVRSVARAVDNGAGVLFVFGRYAGDVLNFGQAEQRLIADGIPSRTVPVTDDVSVADREDPATRRGLAGGLAVIKLAAAAAEAGLTLEQVASVAERANARTRTIGVAFSGCTLPGASEPLFTVPEGRMAIGMGVHGEPGTEEQDVPSADEMAAILVRKVLEHAPIAGPARAAVLLNGLGAVKYEELFVVYREVARLLAEAGIELVEPEVGEFYTSFDMAGLSLSLVWLDEELEGYWRAPADSPGYRKTPSPAASADPAAGEAAHLDLEEAIPAATDASKAAAKRAAAAIEASRIAIDEAADELGRIDAIAGDGDHGIGMQRGITAAAAAAARAVDEGAGLGTTLRIAGDEWADKAGGTSGALWGVALYAAGSAFGDDEPRDAAKAVAAAVDAILGLGGAEVGDKTMVDALVPYRTAFADAVASGDADPWTTAARAADAAAKATADLKPRMGRARTHVERSLGTPDAGAISFALVVTTVAGVLAAS
- a CDS encoding triose-phosphate isomerase family protein yields the protein MPAPRPRVAIGVSLKMYLGPRRTREWFDEVLSLAADHPALASGTAELFVLPTFTELAALVAAAGDTGIAVGAQDLSWEDQGAYTGEVSGVALREIGCRYVEVGHAERRRLFTEDDRIVAAKLAAALRNQLEPVLCVGEPVRGTVEHAVEVCRAQLASALVNSASLPGPITLAYEPVWAIGAAEPAPHEHVRAVCAALRGDVAGRPGSRVIYGGSAGPGLYSALGGDADGLFLGRFAHDPAALRRVLDEVAEVEGVPA
- a CDS encoding ribose-5-phosphate isomerase; its protein translation is MTAQLRIVVGSDDAGFEYKEALKRDLEASGAVVSVVDVGVDPDGHTPYPAVAVSAAEMIARGEADRALLVCGTGLGVAIAANKVTGVRAVTAHDSFSVERAVLSNNAQVLCFGQRVVGLELARRLAREWLEYRFDEGSASAQKVALITEYDEGRETAGTR